A region from the Planifilum fulgidum genome encodes:
- the sspI gene encoding small acid-soluble spore protein SspI → MNFDVRGAVIHNIQHMSEQELTDMVNETLEQQEEKFLPGLGVLFEIIWENSDSSSRKEMISTLHENLPREKAVPPVSPS, encoded by the coding sequence ATGAACTTCGATGTGCGCGGCGCCGTCATTCACAACATTCAACACATGTCCGAGCAGGAATTGACCGACATGGTGAACGAAACCCTCGAGCAACAGGAGGAAAAATTTCTCCCCGGTCTCGGCGTGCTGTTTGAGATCATCTGGGAAAACAGCGATTCTTCCTCCCGCAAAGAGATGATCTCCACCCTCCATGAAAATCTTCCCCGGGAAAAGGCGGTTCCCCCCGTCTCTCCCTCATGA
- a CDS encoding aldo/keto reductase, protein MKYRNIPGIDTPISEVGFGVWSVATPWWGVRDDKLGKRLLRAAYEEYGITFFDTGDVYGQGKGETMLAEALEGLRDKVVIATKFGYDIYAKRGDRHGGHSELPQYWDPDFIRKACEESLRRLKTDTIDLYQMHNARMEVIQSDVVLETLERLKEEGKIRTYGVALGPDIGWRDEGLAAMDRKVDMVQIINNLLEQDPARDLIRAAEEKGVSLVARVPHASGLLDGTYDPDRHFDKTDHRNHRPIKWMQAGLEAVRKLRFLYEGTDRTIGQAAILFNLAFPAIKSVLPNITSEENLREFAQAPDKTPLSEEEMRRIEELWTSELAEKLKQPFSNSKVKPTPVAAK, encoded by the coding sequence ATGAAATACCGAAACATTCCCGGAATTGACACCCCCATCTCCGAGGTGGGCTTCGGGGTTTGGTCCGTCGCCACCCCCTGGTGGGGCGTCCGGGACGACAAATTGGGCAAACGGCTGCTGCGCGCCGCCTACGAAGAGTACGGCATCACCTTCTTCGACACCGGCGACGTATACGGCCAAGGAAAAGGGGAAACCATGCTGGCCGAGGCGCTGGAAGGCCTTCGGGACAAGGTGGTCATCGCCACCAAATTCGGTTATGACATCTACGCCAAGCGGGGCGATCGCCACGGCGGCCATTCCGAACTTCCCCAGTACTGGGATCCCGACTTCATCCGGAAGGCGTGCGAAGAAAGCCTCAGACGCCTGAAGACGGACACCATCGACCTTTACCAGATGCACAACGCCCGGATGGAAGTCATCCAGAGTGATGTCGTCCTGGAAACCCTGGAACGGCTGAAGGAAGAGGGGAAAATCCGCACCTACGGCGTCGCCCTCGGGCCGGACATCGGCTGGCGCGACGAAGGTCTTGCGGCCATGGACCGAAAGGTGGACATGGTGCAGATCATCAACAACCTGCTGGAGCAGGATCCGGCCCGGGATCTGATCCGTGCCGCCGAGGAGAAGGGCGTCTCCCTGGTCGCCCGCGTTCCCCACGCTTCCGGCCTGTTGGACGGCACCTACGATCCGGACAGGCATTTCGATAAAACGGACCACCGGAACCATCGGCCGATCAAATGGATGCAGGCGGGGCTCGAGGCCGTCCGCAAGCTCCGTTTCCTGTACGAGGGAACCGACCGGACCATCGGGCAGGCGGCCATCCTCTTCAATCTGGCCTTCCCGGCGATCAAATCGGTGCTGCCCAACATCACCAGCGAAGAAAACCTGCGGGAATTTGCCCAGGCGCCGGACAAAACCCCCCTGTCGGAGGAAGAGATGCGCCGGATCGAAGAGCTCTGGACAAGCGAACTGGCGGAGAAGTTGAAACAGCCCTTCTCCAACAGCAAGGTGAAACCCACCCCCGTCGCCGCCAAGTGA
- a CDS encoding galactokinase, which translates to MKRVEDLEREFGRLYGAEPERVFFAPGRVNLIGEHTDYNGGHVFPAALTFGTLVAVRARKDGRFRLASRQFANRVEVGVGDVVYRKEDGWANFPKGVLHQFLACGVHLSGCDMLFDGDVPLGAGLSSSASIELAAATAIAAVSGLSWPMIRLVQLVQQAENQFVGVKCGIMDPFASGMGKADHAILLHCDTLDYRHVPLRLGDYRLVIVHTNKSRGLAGSKYNERRQECEAGLRELQRALPGVKSLGEVRPEEWERVQGRVSSERLRRRIRHVVTENDRVLRSAEALESGDLPAFGRLMRESHLSLQRDYEVTGPELDALFDEAIRVEGCIGARMTGAGFGGCTVNLVHRDALEEFRRRVEEGYRRRTGLTPRFYCPGIGDGAREIHRGEK; encoded by the coding sequence ATGAAGCGCGTGGAGGATTTGGAACGGGAATTTGGCCGCCTCTACGGCGCCGAGCCCGAACGGGTGTTTTTCGCGCCGGGCAGGGTGAATCTCATCGGGGAACACACCGATTACAACGGCGGGCACGTCTTTCCCGCCGCCCTCACCTTCGGCACCCTCGTGGCGGTCCGGGCCCGGAAGGACGGCCGTTTCCGCCTGGCCTCCCGCCAATTTGCGAACCGGGTGGAGGTGGGGGTGGGGGATGTGGTTTACCGAAAGGAAGACGGATGGGCCAATTTCCCCAAAGGGGTGCTGCACCAGTTCCTCGCATGCGGCGTTCATCTTTCCGGGTGCGACATGCTGTTCGACGGGGATGTTCCCCTGGGAGCGGGACTTTCCTCCTCCGCCTCCATCGAGCTGGCGGCGGCGACGGCCATTGCCGCCGTGAGCGGCCTCTCCTGGCCGATGATCCGATTGGTCCAGCTGGTCCAGCAGGCGGAAAATCAATTTGTCGGCGTCAAGTGCGGAATCATGGATCCGTTCGCTTCCGGCATGGGAAAGGCGGACCACGCCATCCTCCTTCATTGCGACACGCTCGACTACCGGCATGTCCCCTTGCGGCTGGGGGATTATCGCCTCGTCATCGTTCACACCAACAAGTCGCGGGGGCTGGCCGGCTCCAAATACAACGAGCGCCGGCAGGAGTGCGAAGCCGGGCTGCGGGAGCTGCAGCGGGCGCTTCCCGGTGTGAAGTCCCTGGGGGAGGTGCGCCCGGAAGAATGGGAGCGGGTGCAGGGGAGGGTATCCTCCGAGCGGTTGCGCAGGCGGATCCGGCACGTGGTGACGGAAAACGACCGGGTGCTGCGGTCCGCGGAAGCCCTCGAATCGGGAGACCTGCCTGCCTTTGGCCGGCTGATGAGAGAATCTCACCTCTCCCTCCAAAGGGATTACGAGGTGACCGGCCCGGAGCTGGATGCCCTCTTCGACGAGGCGATCCGGGTGGAAGGATGCATCGGGGCGCGGATGACCGGAGCCGGATTCGGCGGCTGCACGGTGAACCTGGTGCACCGGGATGCGCTGGAGGAGTTCCGGAGGCGCGTGGAGGAAGGATACCGCCGCCGGACCGGATTGACCCCTCGTTTCTACTGCCCGGGCATCGGCGACGGAGCGAGAGAGATTCACAGGGGGGAAAAGTGA
- a CDS encoding Hsp20/alpha crystallin family protein, with amino-acid sequence MKKHSVFWPFDRFWTEAERWIQQSGMSVERAMGGTRVTETDREVIAVVEIPGLCTRHDLDIRAVEGRLVIRGKTGSERSRDGGNRPAVHQRSEMSFFVALPLPSSADASRMKTELKGNVLIVRFPKGPRVN; translated from the coding sequence ATGAAAAAACACTCCGTTTTTTGGCCGTTCGACCGGTTCTGGACCGAGGCGGAACGGTGGATCCAACAAAGCGGGATGTCGGTGGAGAGGGCGATGGGCGGCACCCGGGTGACGGAAACCGATCGGGAAGTGATCGCGGTGGTGGAGATTCCGGGGCTGTGCACGCGGCATGATTTGGACATTCGCGCGGTGGAGGGCAGACTGGTGATCCGCGGAAAGACGGGCTCCGAAAGGAGTCGGGATGGCGGAAATCGTCCCGCGGTGCATCAGCGGTCGGAGATGTCCTTCTTCGTGGCCCTCCCCCTGCCGTCCTCCGCCGATGCTTCTCGCATGAAGACGGAGTTGAAGGGAAATGTTTTGATCGTCCGTTTTCCGAAGGGGCCGAGGGTGAATTGA
- a CDS encoding CBS domain-containing protein: MFIRNCLTPREEIVTVTPDISLQETLEILQKNGLDSVPVVDDKGLFLGITGYRYIFKALVEEGVKNLETLKDYKVSDALYLIDPITVDSDFEATFPVIVYHPFVPVVDEDGFTFLGIVKISDIEAVLTTTYGQGIPGVRFLLGVLVDAPHELEQIMECVKPFDVNIITVVTFDAGDAVGRRILLKIEPTPHTEKIRQELEKKGFRVLDVKEVKPAEEAEKS; this comes from the coding sequence ATGTTCATCCGCAATTGTTTGACGCCCCGGGAAGAGATTGTGACCGTCACCCCCGACATCAGTCTGCAGGAAACCCTGGAGATTCTTCAGAAAAACGGCTTGGATTCCGTGCCGGTGGTGGATGACAAGGGCCTGTTTCTCGGGATCACCGGATACCGCTATATTTTCAAGGCGTTGGTGGAAGAAGGCGTCAAAAACCTGGAGACTCTCAAGGATTACAAGGTCTCCGACGCCCTCTACCTGATCGATCCCATTACCGTCGACAGCGATTTTGAGGCCACCTTCCCCGTCATCGTCTACCATCCCTTTGTGCCCGTGGTGGATGAAGACGGTTTCACCTTTTTGGGCATCGTCAAGATCAGCGATATCGAAGCCGTCCTGACCACCACCTACGGTCAAGGCATTCCCGGCGTCCGATTTCTCCTGGGCGTCCTGGTCGACGCTCCCCACGAATTGGAACAGATCATGGAATGCGTCAAACCCTTTGACGTCAATATCATCACCGTCGTCACCTTCGACGCCGGAGACGCGGTGGGACGGCGGATCCTTCTGAAAATCGAACCGACCCCCCACACGGAAAAAATCCGACAAGAGCTGGAAAAGAAGGGCTTCCGCGTCCTGGATGTGAAAGAAGTGAAACCCGCCGAAGAAGCGGAGAAATCCTGA
- a CDS encoding TrmH family RNA methyltransferase, which translates to MDIRLIRSNQNEQYKRWRKLHRRKGRERYGALLVEGPHLVAEAMDAGWKVRACLVEEGKEGLLEEIPGIREGSFPVYRLPVPLFRSLMDTETPQGVAAELEIPPLGDEEAPPVGETLILLDAVQDPGNLGTILRTAEAAGAAAVFLGKGTADPYNSKTVRAAMGSLFRLPVRRVELASAILDLRRRGVVVIGTHPRAETLHFCYEYPPRTAFLLGNEGRGVDPDLERLVDAQVRVPMPGGVESLNVSVTAAVLLYERLRQKWGKA; encoded by the coding sequence GTGGATATCCGACTGATCAGATCGAACCAAAACGAACAATACAAGCGCTGGAGAAAGCTTCACCGCCGGAAGGGCAGGGAGCGGTACGGCGCCCTTCTGGTGGAGGGGCCCCATTTGGTGGCTGAGGCGATGGACGCCGGATGGAAGGTGCGCGCCTGCCTGGTGGAAGAGGGGAAAGAGGGGCTGCTTGAGGAAATCCCCGGCATCCGGGAGGGGTCTTTCCCGGTGTACCGCCTGCCCGTCCCCCTGTTCCGGAGCCTGATGGACACGGAGACCCCCCAGGGGGTTGCGGCGGAATTGGAGATTCCCCCGCTTGGGGACGAAGAAGCGCCTCCGGTCGGGGAGACGCTGATTCTTCTGGATGCGGTGCAGGATCCCGGCAACCTGGGAACCATCCTGCGAACGGCGGAGGCGGCGGGCGCGGCGGCCGTCTTTTTGGGTAAGGGAACGGCGGACCCCTACAACAGCAAGACCGTCCGGGCGGCGATGGGCTCCCTTTTCCGCCTCCCCGTTCGGAGGGTGGAACTTGCAAGCGCTATTTTGGACCTGCGCCGGCGGGGGGTCGTCGTGATCGGCACCCATCCCCGGGCGGAGACGCTCCATTTTTGTTACGAGTATCCGCCCCGGACGGCTTTTCTGCTGGGAAACGAAGGGCGGGGGGTGGACCCCGACCTGGAGAGACTGGTGGACGCACAGGTTCGCGTTCCGATGCCCGGCGGCGTCGAATCCCTCAATGTGTCGGTGACCGCGGCGGTGTTGCTCTACGAGCGGCTGCGGCAGAAATGGGGGAAGGCCTGA
- the thiE gene encoding thiamine phosphate synthase, protein MKGAIRYSLYLVMGSQDCRGRDPVRVLDQAIDGGITLFQFREKNSGLTLRETVSLGERLRSLCRERNIPFIVNDRADLALLLDADGLHVGQDDLPVRQARRLIGPHRLLGVSAETVEEAEQALREGADYLGVGPIYATATKPDAGKPIGPGAIAEIRQRLSSPLPIVGIGGIDVAGVAEVIRAGADGVAVVSAIAGKPDPRKAAVELRQAVERAAGAAPGPAGFDPR, encoded by the coding sequence ATGAAGGGGGCGATCCGCTACTCCCTCTACCTGGTCATGGGAAGCCAGGACTGCCGCGGCCGCGATCCGGTCCGGGTGCTGGATCAGGCCATCGACGGAGGAATCACCCTGTTCCAATTCCGGGAAAAGAATTCCGGCCTCACACTCCGCGAAACCGTCTCTCTGGGTGAACGGCTGCGCAGCCTCTGCCGGGAGCGAAACATTCCCTTCATCGTCAACGACCGCGCCGATCTGGCCCTGCTTTTGGACGCGGACGGCCTCCACGTCGGGCAGGACGACCTGCCGGTGCGACAGGCCCGGAGGCTGATCGGTCCCCACCGCCTGCTGGGGGTCTCCGCGGAGACGGTGGAAGAAGCGGAACAGGCCCTCCGGGAAGGGGCCGATTATTTGGGGGTGGGACCGATATACGCCACCGCCACCAAGCCCGACGCCGGCAAACCGATCGGCCCCGGTGCCATCGCGGAAATCAGGCAGCGCCTTTCATCTCCGCTGCCCATCGTGGGAATCGGAGGCATCGACGTTGCGGGCGTCGCCGAAGTGATCCGCGCCGGCGCCGACGGCGTCGCCGTCGTCTCGGCCATTGCCGGAAAGCCGGATCCGCGAAAGGCCGCAGTGGAGCTGCGGCAAGCCGTCGAGAGGGCGGCGGGCGCCGCACCCGGCCCAGCCGGCTTCGACCCGAGGTAA
- a CDS encoding aldo/keto reductase: MAQHISDATVLANGVNMPWLGLGVYKAKEGEEVEQAVKAALRIGYRSIDTAAFYGNEEGVGRAVRESGIPREEIFITTKVWNSDQGYERTLAAFEASLQRLGMEYVDLYLIHWPVKGKYKETWRALETLYKEGKARAIGVSNFQVHHLEDLMADAEIKPMVNQVEFHPFLTQEKLRDFCRREGIQLEAWSPLMRGEVVNVPEIVELAEKYGKTPAQIVLRWDLQHGVVTIPKSVREARIRENADLFDFELSAEDMAKLDALNRNHRFGPDPDNFNF, from the coding sequence ATGGCTCAACACATCTCGGACGCGACGGTGCTTGCCAACGGCGTCAACATGCCCTGGCTGGGACTCGGCGTATACAAGGCGAAGGAAGGGGAAGAGGTGGAACAGGCGGTGAAGGCGGCGCTTCGGATCGGTTACCGGAGCATCGACACGGCCGCCTTCTACGGCAATGAGGAAGGGGTCGGCCGGGCGGTCCGGGAGTCCGGAATTCCCCGCGAGGAAATCTTCATCACGACCAAGGTCTGGAATTCGGACCAGGGATACGAGCGGACGCTGGCCGCCTTTGAGGCCAGTCTCCAGCGGCTGGGGATGGAGTATGTGGACCTGTATCTGATTCACTGGCCGGTCAAAGGGAAATACAAGGAAACCTGGAGGGCGCTGGAGACCCTTTACAAGGAAGGGAAGGCGCGGGCGATCGGAGTGAGCAACTTTCAGGTCCATCACCTGGAAGACCTGATGGCCGATGCGGAAATCAAGCCGATGGTGAACCAGGTGGAGTTCCACCCGTTCCTGACTCAGGAGAAACTCCGGGATTTTTGCCGGAGGGAGGGCATCCAGCTGGAGGCGTGGAGCCCGCTGATGCGGGGAGAGGTGGTGAACGTTCCGGAGATCGTGGAATTGGCGGAAAAATACGGGAAAACGCCGGCCCAGATCGTGCTGCGCTGGGATCTCCAGCACGGCGTCGTCACCATCCCCAAATCGGTGCGGGAAGCGCGAATCCGGGAAAACGCCGACCTGTTCGATTTCGAACTGTCGGCGGAGGACATGGCGAAATTGGATGCATTGAACCGGAACCACCGCTTCGGACCGGATCCGGACAACTTCAACTTTTGA
- the thiD gene encoding bifunctional hydroxymethylpyrimidine kinase/phosphomethylpyrimidine kinase, protein MNIAKALTIAGSDSGGGAGIQADLKTFQELGVFGMSALTAVTAQNTKEVTGIYELPPEAVAKQIDAVVTDIGVDAAKTGMISSVPIMEIIAAKVKEHRIHHLVIDPVMISKSGAALLKEEARHALKRLLIPLAEVVTPNLPETEVLTGITPDTEEKRKEAARRIVEMGARSVVIKGGHLRGEKAVDLFFDGKSFEHLTAPRIETRHTHGTGCTFSAALTAELAKGRPLFDAVRKAKEYITAAIRHPLELGGGHGPVNHWAHRREEAKG, encoded by the coding sequence GTGAACATCGCCAAGGCGCTGACCATCGCAGGGTCCGACAGCGGTGGAGGCGCAGGAATCCAAGCCGATTTGAAAACGTTTCAGGAGTTGGGCGTGTTTGGCATGAGCGCCCTGACGGCCGTCACCGCCCAAAACACCAAGGAAGTGACCGGAATCTACGAACTGCCGCCGGAGGCCGTCGCCAAGCAGATCGACGCCGTGGTGACGGACATCGGCGTCGATGCGGCCAAGACCGGAATGATCTCCAGCGTCCCCATCATGGAGATCATCGCCGCCAAGGTAAAGGAACACCGCATTCATCATCTGGTGATCGACCCGGTGATGATCTCCAAGAGCGGGGCCGCCCTTTTGAAGGAGGAAGCCCGCCATGCCCTCAAACGGCTGCTGATTCCCCTCGCGGAAGTGGTGACCCCCAACCTTCCCGAGACCGAAGTGCTGACGGGCATCACTCCCGACACCGAAGAAAAGCGCAAGGAGGCCGCCCGCCGGATCGTCGAGATGGGAGCGCGCTCCGTCGTGATCAAGGGAGGTCATCTCCGCGGCGAAAAGGCCGTCGATCTGTTCTTTGACGGGAAATCCTTTGAACATCTCACAGCCCCTCGCATCGAGACCCGGCACACCCACGGGACCGGCTGCACCTTCTCCGCCGCCTTGACCGCCGAACTGGCCAAGGGCCGGCCGCTTTTCGACGCGGTCCGAAAAGCGAAGGAATACATCACCGCCGCCATTCGCCACCCCCTGGAACTGGGCGGCGGCCACGGGCCGGTCAACCACTGGGCCCACCGCCGGGAGGAGGCGAAGGGATGA
- a CDS encoding SLC13 family permease — MVKTTWAHLWKWHHQAVDLLRFSVGMDARNGKKEGGEGETSRLDGSPPSYTRRQQVGLVLGPALFIVTLFFLSPQGMSYEAKAVLASTLWIATWWITEAIPIPATSLLPIVLFPLTGALETGDTTAAYGDPTIFLFMGGFMLALAMERWNLHKRIALNIISIVGTSTERIILGTMAATGFLSMWISNSATAMMMMPIGLAIIYQIAESLKDNPSVDTSPGNFNFGKSLMLGIAYSASIGGVGTLIGTPPNAILAATVRKMFGVEISFAQWMLFAVPMVILLLALTWLYLVKVAFPMNLKNIPGGREVIEAEKKALGPLTQEERWVGIVFFLAAVAWIFRVPLEKVIPGIDDTLIAIAAALVLFLIPSASRPGERILNWDTAKNLPWGILLLFGGGLAIAEGFTSTQLDQWIGKQLTLLEGVGFALTLLLTIILVIFLTEITSNTATATMMYPIMASFAAALSVHPYGLMIAAGVAASCAFMLPVATPPNAVVFGSGYIRIEDMARAGFWLNLISVAVIFAAIYFYLPPVWGIDLLSPLK, encoded by the coding sequence ATGGTAAAGACAACATGGGCCCATTTGTGGAAATGGCACCATCAGGCCGTCGACCTGCTCCGCTTCTCCGTCGGAATGGATGCCCGAAACGGGAAAAAGGAAGGCGGCGAAGGGGAAACATCCCGCTTGGACGGTTCCCCTCCGTCCTACACCCGCCGTCAGCAGGTGGGACTGGTGCTCGGACCGGCGCTGTTTATCGTGACCTTGTTCTTTCTTTCTCCCCAAGGCATGTCCTACGAGGCGAAAGCCGTATTGGCCTCAACGCTGTGGATCGCCACCTGGTGGATCACGGAAGCGATTCCGATCCCGGCGACCTCCCTCCTGCCGATCGTGCTGTTCCCCCTGACCGGGGCCCTGGAGACCGGGGACACAACGGCTGCCTACGGCGATCCCACCATCTTCCTCTTCATGGGCGGCTTTATGCTCGCGCTGGCCATGGAGCGGTGGAATCTGCACAAGCGGATCGCCCTGAATATCATCTCCATCGTCGGAACCAGCACGGAACGGATCATCCTGGGGACGATGGCGGCCACCGGCTTCCTCTCCATGTGGATCTCCAACTCCGCCACGGCGATGATGATGATGCCGATCGGCCTGGCGATCATCTATCAGATCGCGGAGTCGCTGAAGGACAACCCCTCCGTGGACACCTCCCCGGGTAACTTCAATTTCGGCAAATCCCTGATGCTGGGGATCGCCTACTCGGCATCCATCGGAGGCGTCGGCACCCTGATCGGGACCCCTCCCAACGCCATCCTGGCGGCAACCGTCAGGAAAATGTTCGGCGTCGAAATCTCCTTTGCCCAGTGGATGCTGTTTGCCGTGCCGATGGTCATTCTCCTGCTGGCGCTCACCTGGCTTTATCTGGTGAAAGTGGCCTTTCCGATGAATCTGAAGAACATTCCCGGGGGGCGTGAAGTGATCGAGGCGGAGAAAAAGGCGCTGGGTCCCCTCACCCAGGAAGAGAGATGGGTCGGAATCGTGTTCTTCTTGGCGGCGGTCGCTTGGATTTTCCGCGTCCCGCTGGAGAAGGTGATCCCCGGGATCGACGACACCCTCATCGCCATCGCGGCGGCCCTCGTTCTCTTTCTCATTCCCTCCGCCAGCCGCCCGGGGGAACGGATCCTCAACTGGGACACCGCAAAAAACCTGCCCTGGGGCATTCTCCTGCTCTTCGGCGGCGGTTTGGCGATCGCCGAGGGCTTTACCAGCACGCAGCTGGACCAGTGGATCGGAAAACAGCTCACCTTGCTTGAAGGAGTCGGCTTTGCCCTCACCCTGCTGCTGACCATCATCCTGGTCATCTTCCTGACGGAGATCACGTCCAACACGGCCACCGCCACCATGATGTACCCGATCATGGCCTCCTTCGCCGCGGCCCTCAGCGTCCACCCCTACGGACTGATGATCGCCGCCGGCGTGGCCGCCTCCTGCGCCTTCATGCTGCCGGTGGCCACACCGCCCAACGCGGTCGTGTTCGGCTCCGGCTACATTCGGATCGAAGACATGGCGCGGGCCGGTTTCTGGCTGAACCTGATCTCTGTCGCGGTGATTTTTGCCGCCATCTATTTCTACCTGCCGCCGGTGTGGGGAATCGATCTATTGTCTCCCCTGAAATAA
- the galE gene encoding UDP-glucose 4-epimerase GalE produces MAVLVTGGAGYIGSHTVLELAERGEEVVVLDNLRTGHREAVRVSSFYRGDVGDEALLDRIFREREIEAVIHFAACSLVGESGRDPLLYYENNVGGTLRLLKKMVEHGVKKLVFSSTAAVYGEPERTPISEEDPTNPTNPYGETKLAIERMLKWCDRAYGVKAVSLRYFNAAGAHPSGELGEDHDPETHLIPIVLQAALGKRECVHVYGDDYPTRDGTCIRDFVHVTDLAHAHWLSLEKLRRDGEGGVYNLGNGAGFSVREVIETARQVTGRPIPEKRAPRRPGDPAILVASAEKARRELGWTPRYSRLEEILETAWNWHRRHPHGFRTKAQEV; encoded by the coding sequence ATGGCGGTTCTCGTCACCGGCGGAGCGGGATACATCGGCAGCCACACGGTGTTGGAACTGGCGGAGCGGGGAGAAGAGGTGGTGGTCCTGGACAACCTCCGAACGGGGCACAGGGAGGCGGTTCGTGTCTCCTCTTTTTACCGGGGGGACGTGGGCGACGAAGCCCTGCTGGACCGGATCTTTCGGGAGCGGGAGATCGAAGCGGTGATCCATTTCGCCGCCTGTTCGCTGGTGGGGGAGAGCGGCAGGGACCCTCTTCTTTACTATGAAAACAATGTGGGGGGAACTTTGCGCCTGCTTAAGAAGATGGTTGAACACGGCGTGAAGAAACTCGTCTTCTCCTCGACGGCGGCGGTCTACGGCGAGCCGGAAAGGACGCCCATTTCGGAGGAGGATCCGACGAATCCCACCAATCCTTACGGGGAAACCAAACTGGCCATCGAGAGGATGCTGAAGTGGTGCGACCGGGCCTACGGAGTGAAGGCCGTTTCCCTGCGCTATTTCAATGCCGCCGGCGCCCATCCCTCGGGCGAGCTGGGGGAGGATCACGATCCGGAGACCCACCTGATTCCCATCGTGTTGCAGGCGGCGCTGGGAAAGCGGGAATGCGTCCATGTATACGGGGATGATTATCCCACCCGGGACGGGACCTGCATCCGGGATTTCGTTCACGTGACGGATCTGGCCCACGCCCACTGGTTGTCCCTCGAAAAATTGCGCCGGGACGGAGAGGGAGGGGTTTACAACCTGGGCAACGGGGCGGGATTTTCCGTCCGCGAAGTGATCGAGACGGCCCGTCAGGTGACCGGCCGCCCCATCCCCGAAAAGAGGGCCCCCCGGCGGCCGGGGGATCCGGCGATCCTGGTGGCTTCCGCCGAGAAGGCCCGGCGGGAGTTGGGCTGGACTCCCCGATATTCCAGGCTGGAAGAGATTCTGGAGACGGCCTGGAACTGGCACCGACGTCACCCCCACGGTTTTCGGACGAAGGCGCAGGAAGTGTAA
- a CDS encoding potassium channel family protein — MRQFAVIGLGRFGGSLARTLIEMGNEVLAIDRDPERVQAFASLVTHAVEADSTDERALKALGIRNFDVVVVSIGDDIQSSILTTLILKEMGVNKIVVKARNDLHGKVLYKIGADRVIYPERDMGIRVAHSLISPNILDFIELSGDYSIMEISAGEKFSGKSLKELDFRARFGCNVIAIKSGERMNVSPAAQDVIHSGDILIVLGHNRDLKKLEEEA; from the coding sequence ATGAGACAGTTTGCCGTGATCGGCCTGGGGCGTTTCGGGGGCAGTCTGGCCAGGACTCTGATCGAGATGGGGAATGAGGTTCTGGCCATCGATCGCGATCCCGAACGGGTGCAGGCCTTCGCTTCGCTGGTGACCCATGCGGTGGAAGCGGACTCGACCGACGAAAGGGCTTTGAAGGCCCTGGGCATCCGCAATTTTGACGTGGTGGTCGTTTCCATCGGCGACGACATCCAGTCCAGCATATTGACCACCCTGATCCTGAAGGAAATGGGCGTCAACAAGATTGTCGTGAAAGCCCGAAACGACCTGCACGGGAAGGTGCTGTACAAAATCGGGGCCGACCGGGTGATTTACCCGGAGCGGGACATGGGCATTCGCGTCGCCCATTCCCTGATTTCCCCCAACATCCTGGATTTTATCGAGCTGTCCGGCGATTACAGCATCATGGAAATCAGCGCGGGCGAGAAGTTCAGCGGAAAATCCCTCAAGGAGCTGGATTTTCGCGCCCGCTTCGGCTGCAACGTGATCGCGATCAAGAGCGGGGAACGGATGAATGTGTCCCCGGCGGCCCAGGATGTGATCCACTCGGGGGACATCCTGATCGTGCTCGGGCACAACCGGGATCTGAAAAAGTTGGAAGAAGAGGCATGA